The genomic DNA ATTAATGTTATTAATTGTAATATTTAAGATATTATTGTATAATAATAATCGGTTTAAATGCGCCACATCTTATTAAAGTTGGTTCATAATTCTAAATAAACTTTAATAAGATACACTAAAATATAATAAATTCTTTTATGCTATAAAATTTATTTTATAGCTATTAAATCAGATGTTTAAAAATTTTTTAACGGTCTATAGTTTTTAAGAGTCTATAGTAAGTAGACTAAAAATATGATTTTACATCTGTACTTGTTCGAGAACTCCAAGTATAAAAAACTAAGGAATTATATAGTGGCAGTATATAATTAATACCCTTAGACACACCTTTTTGAAAGTGGAAAAAAGATGTGTAGTTCTCCTCGACCACAAATCAAGGAGGATAAAAAATGGAAAAGAGAAAAGTAATAATTGATTGTGACCCAGGAATTGATGATTCTTTGGCAATTCTTCTGGCTTTAAACTCACCAGAGCTAGAAGTGATTGGAATTACCACATGTTGTGGAAATGTTCCAGCAAATATAGGTGCAGAAAATGCACTAAAAACACTTCAAATGTGTTCTTCACTAAATATTCCAGTATATATAGGAGAAGAAGCACCACTAAAAAGAAAACTTGTAACAGCTCAAGATACACATGGAGAAGATGGTATTGGAGAAAACTTTTATCAAAAGGTTGTGGGAGCTAAAGCAAAAAATGGAGCAGTGGATTTTATAATAAATACTTTACATAATCATGAAAAAGTATCAATAATAGCACTTGCACCACTTACAAACATAGCTAAAGCACTTATTAAAGATAAGAAAGCATTTGAAAATCTCGATGAGTTTATATCTATGGGAGGAGCATTTAGGATTCATGGAAATTGCTCTCCAGTAGCAGAGTTTAATTATTGGGTAGACCCACATGGAGCAGATTATGTTTACAAGAATTTATCTAAAAAAATCCACATGGTAGGTTTAGATGTAACTAGAAAAATTGTACTTACTCCTAATATTATTGAGTTTATAAATAGACTTGATAAGAAGATGGCAAAGTATATAACTGAAATAACTAGATTTTATATTGATTTCCATTGGGAACAGGAGGGAATAATTGGCTGTGTGATAAATGACCCTCTAGCAGTAGCATACTTTATAGATAGAAGTATATGTAAAGGATTTGAATCATATGTAGAAGTTGTAGAAGATGGAATAGCTATGGGTCAGTCTATAGTGGATTCTTTCAATTTCTATAAAAAAAATCCTAATGCAATTGTTCTAAATGAAGTTGATGAGAAGAAATTTATGTACATGTTTTTAAAGAGGCTTTTTAAAGGTTATGAAGACATTATAGACTCTGTGGAAGGAGTGATATAGTGTGAAAAGAAAAATATGTGTAAAAACTATTACACTTATAGCTTTTGGTATTTCTATAAATATAATAGGCGCTTTTATAGCTATGGGATTAAGATTACCTGTATACTTAGATTCAATAGGAACTATAATGATAGCTTCACTTTTAGGACCTAAATACGCTGTTGTTACAGGTGTGTTTGGAAGTTTAATAAGTGGAATTACGTTTGATGTGTATTCTCTCTATTTTGCACCAGTTCAAATATCAACCGGATTACTTGCTGGAATAGCATTTAAAAAGAATTTTTTAAGAGGTTTAAAAACTCCAATAGGAGTACTTTTATTTGCCATTCCAACATCTATAATAAGTTCAATAATTTCAGCATTTTTATTTGGAGGTATGACCTCTTCTGGTTCATCATATATAGTGCAAATCTTGAAAGTGTTAGGACTGGGAGATGTTTTTAGTGTGTTTGTAACCCAAGTATTTACTGATTATGGAGATAAGCTGTTAGCAGTTGTTTTAGTGAA from Clostridioides difficile ATCC 9689 = DSM 1296 includes the following:
- a CDS encoding nucleoside hydrolase; its protein translation is MEKRKVIIDCDPGIDDSLAILLALNSPELEVIGITTCCGNVPANIGAENALKTLQMCSSLNIPVYIGEEAPLKRKLVTAQDTHGEDGIGENFYQKVVGAKAKNGAVDFIINTLHNHEKVSIIALAPLTNIAKALIKDKKAFENLDEFISMGGAFRIHGNCSPVAEFNYWVDPHGADYVYKNLSKKIHMVGLDVTRKIVLTPNIIEFINRLDKKMAKYITEITRFYIDFHWEQEGIIGCVINDPLAVAYFIDRSICKGFESYVEVVEDGIAMGQSIVDSFNFYKKNPNAIVLNEVDEKKFMYMFLKRLFKGYEDIIDSVEGVI
- a CDS encoding membrane protein encodes the protein MKRKICVKTITLIAFGISINIIGAFIAMGLRLPVYLDSIGTIMIASLLGPKYAVVTGVFGSLISGITFDVYSLYFAPVQISTGLLAGIAFKKNFLRGLKTPIGVLLFAIPTSIISSIISAFLFGGMTSSGSSYIVQILKVLGLGDVFSVFVTQVFTDYGDKLLAVVLVNLGLNAVPKTLKVSLTGGK